The following coding sequences lie in one Winslowiella toletana genomic window:
- a CDS encoding GNAT family N-acetyltransferase: MHIDEIPAYLLQHDRFYLTAPDLSRSEEMQGKLNEFSSFHHEFLLWSPGFHSFSSVRGNMLDAADNFLNDKEEYKFLIIDRRSDELLGCISLFIRNRAIPYFEIGYWLATDAMGKGIMPEACKLATKIASDFFNAKRIEIRTARRNVRSQSVALKCGFKPEAILASDRLDSAGVIDDTFIYKYSR; encoded by the coding sequence ATGCATATTGATGAAATTCCTGCTTATTTATTGCAACACGACCGTTTTTATCTGACGGCTCCAGACCTGAGTCGCTCAGAAGAAATGCAAGGTAAACTCAATGAATTCAGTTCGTTTCACCATGAGTTTCTGCTCTGGTCTCCTGGCTTTCATTCGTTTTCTTCAGTCAGGGGTAATATGCTGGATGCAGCAGATAATTTCCTGAATGATAAAGAAGAGTATAAGTTTTTAATTATTGATCGTAGGTCAGATGAGCTACTAGGTTGTATAAGCTTATTCATAAGGAATCGAGCTATTCCTTATTTCGAGATCGGCTACTGGCTAGCCACGGATGCGATGGGCAAAGGCATAATGCCTGAAGCATGCAAGCTGGCTACAAAAATAGCCTCGGACTTTTTTAACGCTAAAAGAATAGAAATTCGTACTGCCAGACGTAACGTACGCAGTCAGTCTGTTGCATTAAAATGTGGGTTCAAACCAGAAGCCATATTAGCTTCTGATCGACTGGACAGCGCGGGAGTGATTGACGATACCTTCATTTATAAATACAGCCGCTGA
- a CDS encoding GNAT family N-acetyltransferase: protein MEAFTVRRIIESDLDDFRKLRLEALRLHPEAFGASYGECSQKPMQFFAEQLLTSHVFGGFDANNSLQGMIGVSSHSLLKLSHVANIWGMYVRAGNRGSGLSSKLMDAALEAASSAKTVKLSVVTTNRAAYALYRSFGFKKWATDADALCVDGVFHDEFLMRRDT from the coding sequence GTGGAAGCATTCACAGTACGACGCATAATTGAAAGCGATCTGGACGATTTCAGGAAATTGAGGCTGGAGGCTTTGCGCCTTCATCCAGAAGCCTTTGGCGCGTCCTACGGCGAATGCAGTCAGAAGCCAATGCAGTTCTTTGCCGAACAGCTGCTGACAAGTCATGTTTTCGGTGGTTTTGATGCTAACAACTCCTTACAGGGCATGATTGGGGTTAGCAGCCACTCGTTACTAAAGTTGAGTCATGTGGCGAATATCTGGGGAATGTATGTTCGCGCCGGTAATAGAGGTTCTGGGCTTTCATCAAAATTAATGGATGCGGCGCTGGAAGCCGCCAGTTCAGCAAAAACCGTGAAACTGTCAGTGGTTACAACTAACCGGGCCGCGTATGCGCTTTATCGTTCCTTCGGGTTCAAAAAGTGGGCGACTGATGCCGATGCGCTATGCGTTGATGGAGTGTTTCATGACGAATTCCTGATGAGACGAGATACATAG
- a CDS encoding LysE family translocator, with product MEINLYGFMPALLPVALSPGASFTLVMNGALAGGYKGLFRTLAGTALGIYTHAVLIGLSITAVIISSPATFAVLKVFGTAYLLWLGAMLIRSGIRSNASGLAVTKHSVTLREAWIANILNPKAIIFYLTVVSQFAGIQGGVYNYLTLATVHVVVMSVWLVAVSQTLIFSVKKTNPLMLKKYVNIAGGLLLIAFTLHSLTQ from the coding sequence ATGGAAATAAACCTTTATGGCTTTATGCCAGCACTACTCCCTGTTGCACTGTCCCCCGGAGCAAGCTTCACTCTTGTTATGAATGGAGCTCTGGCAGGCGGTTACAAAGGACTATTCAGAACGCTTGCCGGAACAGCCTTGGGTATATACACACATGCGGTTCTCATAGGGCTAAGTATAACCGCTGTGATCATCTCGTCTCCAGCAACTTTTGCGGTGTTGAAAGTTTTCGGAACCGCCTATCTGCTCTGGTTAGGAGCAATGCTCATCCGCAGCGGGATAAGGTCAAATGCCAGCGGGCTTGCTGTTACGAAACATTCGGTGACTTTAAGAGAGGCTTGGATAGCTAATATTTTGAATCCTAAAGCCATTATTTTTTATCTGACAGTCGTTTCGCAGTTCGCAGGGATACAGGGGGGCGTCTACAACTATCTGACATTGGCAACAGTACATGTCGTGGTCATGAGCGTTTGGCTTGTCGCTGTCAGTCAGACACTTATATTTTCAGTAAAAAAAACAAATCCATTAATGCTCAAAAAATACGTCAACATTGCCGGCGGGCTGTTGCTCATTGCTTTTACTCTGCACAGCCTGACCCAGTAA